A single region of the Triticum dicoccoides isolate Atlit2015 ecotype Zavitan chromosome 2B, WEW_v2.0, whole genome shotgun sequence genome encodes:
- the LOC119366414 gene encoding putative serine/threonine-protein kinase isoform X1, giving the protein MSWCCLPRAKKQQQDNNNLYSHRRRENLVTQSSISGISAEKNIRLFSYAQLKSATDNFNRNNKVGRGGFGTVYKGTIPNKQDVAVKVLSAESRQGIREFLTEIDVISNVKHPNLVELIGCCVEEDNRILVYEYLENSSLDRALLGSDSDPANFTWSVRSSICIGVARGLAYLHEEIPSPIVHRDIKASNILIDKNYVPKIGDFGLAKLFPDNITHISTRVAGTTGYLAPEYAWHGQLTKKADIYSFGVLAIEIVSGKSGSRSLLADDKFLLEKTWELYEAGSLKELVDPDLGDYPDEEAIRFIKVALFCTQAAAARRPSMLQVVKMLSKPIRINESELTAPGYISEYNSGVSKATASSDSRFKNSTTADDSDMFSTVVPQTVTDVSPR; this is encoded by the exons ATGAGCTGGTGTTGCCTCCCAAGAGCCAAGAAACAGCAGCAGGACAACAACAATCTCTACTCCCATAGACGACGGGAGAATCTTGTCACCCAGAGCAGCATAAGCG GCATTTCAGCTGAGAAGAACATAAGGCTCTTCTCCTATGCTCAGCTGAAATCAGCAACAGACAACTTCAACCGCAACAACAAAGTCGGACGAGGAGGTTTCGGGACAGTTTATAAG GGAACCATACCAAACAAGCAAGATGTCGCGGTCAAAGTTCTCTCTGCTGAATCCAGACAGGGCATCAGGGAATTCCTGACCGAAATCGACGTTATCAGCAACGTGAAGCACCCTAACCTCGTTGAATTGATCGGCTGTTGCGTCGAAGAAGACAATCGCATTTTGGTGTATGAGTACCTGGAGAACAGCAGCCTCGACCGTGCACTCTTGG GCTCCGACAGCGATCCAGCCAATTTCACATGGAGCGTAAGATCTTCCATATGCATCGGTGTTGCCAGAGGTCTTGCATACCTGCATGAAGAGATCCCGTCACCGATCGTGCACAGAGATATCAAGGCTAGCAATATACTCATCGACAAGAATTACGTCCCCAAGATCGGGGACTTCGGTCTGGCCAAACTATTTCCGGACAATATCACCCACATCAGCACCCGAGTAGCTGGAACAAC AGGGTACCTTGCACCTGAATATGCATGGCATGGTCAGTTGACAAAGAAAGCAGATATATACAGCTTCGGGGTCCTCGCAATCGAGATCGTCAGCGGCAAGAGTGGCTCGAGGAGCCTGCTGGCCGATGATAAGTTTCTTCTAGAGAAG ACCTGGGAGCTGTATGAAGCAGGGAGCCTCAAGGAACTGGTTGATCCAGACCTTGGAGATTACCCTGATGAGGAGGCCATCAGGTTCATCAAGGTGGCCCTCTTCTGcacgcaggcggcggcggcgcggcggccatcGATGCTGCAGGTGGTGAAGATGCTGTCCAAGCCCATCCGGATCAACGAGAGCGAGCTGACGGCGCCGGGGTACATCAGTGAGTACAATAGCGGTGTCTCCAAGGCGACGGCCTCCAGCGACTCGAGGTTCAAGAACTCGACCACGGCGGACGATTCCGACATGTTCAGCACGGTCGTGCCGCAGACGGTGACCGACGTCAGCCCTAGGTGA
- the LOC119366414 gene encoding putative serine/threonine-protein kinase isoform X2 yields MSWCCLPRAKKQQQDNNNLYSHRRRENLVTQSSISAEKNIRLFSYAQLKSATDNFNRNNKVGRGGFGTVYKGTIPNKQDVAVKVLSAESRQGIREFLTEIDVISNVKHPNLVELIGCCVEEDNRILVYEYLENSSLDRALLGSDSDPANFTWSVRSSICIGVARGLAYLHEEIPSPIVHRDIKASNILIDKNYVPKIGDFGLAKLFPDNITHISTRVAGTTGYLAPEYAWHGQLTKKADIYSFGVLAIEIVSGKSGSRSLLADDKFLLEKTWELYEAGSLKELVDPDLGDYPDEEAIRFIKVALFCTQAAAARRPSMLQVVKMLSKPIRINESELTAPGYISEYNSGVSKATASSDSRFKNSTTADDSDMFSTVVPQTVTDVSPR; encoded by the exons ATGAGCTGGTGTTGCCTCCCAAGAGCCAAGAAACAGCAGCAGGACAACAACAATCTCTACTCCCATAGACGACGGGAGAATCTTGTCACCCAGAGCAGCATAAGCG CTGAGAAGAACATAAGGCTCTTCTCCTATGCTCAGCTGAAATCAGCAACAGACAACTTCAACCGCAACAACAAAGTCGGACGAGGAGGTTTCGGGACAGTTTATAAG GGAACCATACCAAACAAGCAAGATGTCGCGGTCAAAGTTCTCTCTGCTGAATCCAGACAGGGCATCAGGGAATTCCTGACCGAAATCGACGTTATCAGCAACGTGAAGCACCCTAACCTCGTTGAATTGATCGGCTGTTGCGTCGAAGAAGACAATCGCATTTTGGTGTATGAGTACCTGGAGAACAGCAGCCTCGACCGTGCACTCTTGG GCTCCGACAGCGATCCAGCCAATTTCACATGGAGCGTAAGATCTTCCATATGCATCGGTGTTGCCAGAGGTCTTGCATACCTGCATGAAGAGATCCCGTCACCGATCGTGCACAGAGATATCAAGGCTAGCAATATACTCATCGACAAGAATTACGTCCCCAAGATCGGGGACTTCGGTCTGGCCAAACTATTTCCGGACAATATCACCCACATCAGCACCCGAGTAGCTGGAACAAC AGGGTACCTTGCACCTGAATATGCATGGCATGGTCAGTTGACAAAGAAAGCAGATATATACAGCTTCGGGGTCCTCGCAATCGAGATCGTCAGCGGCAAGAGTGGCTCGAGGAGCCTGCTGGCCGATGATAAGTTTCTTCTAGAGAAG ACCTGGGAGCTGTATGAAGCAGGGAGCCTCAAGGAACTGGTTGATCCAGACCTTGGAGATTACCCTGATGAGGAGGCCATCAGGTTCATCAAGGTGGCCCTCTTCTGcacgcaggcggcggcggcgcggcggccatcGATGCTGCAGGTGGTGAAGATGCTGTCCAAGCCCATCCGGATCAACGAGAGCGAGCTGACGGCGCCGGGGTACATCAGTGAGTACAATAGCGGTGTCTCCAAGGCGACGGCCTCCAGCGACTCGAGGTTCAAGAACTCGACCACGGCGGACGATTCCGACATGTTCAGCACGGTCGTGCCGCAGACGGTGACCGACGTCAGCCCTAGGTGA